The following proteins are encoded in a genomic region of Myxococcaceae bacterium:
- the nth gene encoding endonuclease III produces the protein MSATKPRAMHILDILSACYSDAQIELCFDKSDPWQLLVAVVLSAQTTDKAVNKVTPTLFEAYPNVQAMAGANIEEVAMHIRTLGFFKTKATHLVRGAQKIVEDFAGQVPAVREDLERIPGVGPKSAAVILANAYGQDYIAVDTHVGRIARRLGFSKHSDPSKVEQDLNRLLPQSRRLEAHHVFIFHGRRTCFARKPNCVSCPIHALCPAYSRNPASQLE, from the coding sequence ATGTCTGCAACCAAACCGCGAGCGATGCACATTTTAGATATCCTGAGTGCTTGTTATTCGGACGCTCAAATTGAGCTTTGTTTTGATAAAAGCGATCCTTGGCAATTGTTAGTGGCGGTGGTGTTATCCGCTCAGACCACAGACAAAGCGGTGAATAAAGTCACTCCCACTTTGTTTGAAGCCTATCCGAATGTTCAAGCCATGGCAGGCGCGAACATCGAAGAAGTGGCCATGCATATTCGTACTTTGGGTTTTTTCAAGACCAAAGCCACTCATCTCGTCCGCGGAGCCCAGAAAATTGTCGAAGATTTTGCTGGCCAGGTCCCAGCGGTCCGCGAAGATCTGGAACGCATCCCAGGAGTGGGTCCCAAGTCTGCAGCTGTTATCTTAGCGAATGCTTACGGTCAGGACTATATTGCGGTCGATACTCATGTCGGTCGGATTGCCCGAAGATTGGGTTTTAGCAAACACTCAGATCCATCGAAAGTAGAGCAGGACTTGAATCGTTTACTGCCCCAATCCCGAAGGCTAGAAGCGCATCATGTGTTCATTTTTCACGGTCGAAGGACTTGTTTTGCACGAAAGCCCAATTGCGTCTCGTGTCCAATTCATGCGTTGTGCCCCGCTTATTCCAGGAACCCTGCTTCTCAATTGGAATGA
- a CDS encoding YajQ family cyclic di-GMP-binding protein → MPSFDIVSEIDEHEVQNAFDQTERELAQRYDFKGTGVQLKRVDPGFQLSANSEERVKAAYEVLVDKFVKRKLSLKFLDKKEPAPAGGQTWRLDIHLKKGIDKENAKKLIQTLNDSSLKVTSAIQGESVRVTGKKKDDLQAVIALMRSKDFAVELSFTNFRD, encoded by the coding sequence ATGCCATCTTTCGATATTGTATCTGAAATCGACGAACACGAGGTGCAGAACGCCTTTGATCAGACCGAACGTGAACTCGCACAGCGCTATGATTTTAAAGGAACCGGAGTCCAATTAAAGCGAGTCGATCCAGGATTTCAATTATCTGCCAATAGCGAGGAACGTGTCAAAGCCGCCTACGAAGTCTTGGTAGACAAGTTTGTTAAGCGAAAACTTTCTCTTAAATTTTTAGACAAAAAAGAACCTGCCCCCGCAGGAGGGCAAACCTGGCGCCTCGACATTCATCTCAAGAAAGGCATTGATAAAGAAAACGCCAAAAAGCTGATCCAAACGCTCAACGACAGCTCTTTAAAAGTCACTTCCGCCATTCAAGGTGAAAGTGTTCGCGTGACTGGAAAGAAAAAAGATGATTTACAAGCTGTGATTGCCTTGATGCGTTCCAAAGATTTTGCGGTTGAACTTTCTTTTACGAACTTCCGTGACTAA
- a CDS encoding ATP-dependent DNA helicase: protein MTKSLSSLFGLQGPMAKALSNYKPRPAQLAMAHAIQRLLNTSRGRLMIEAGTGTGKSLAYLLTTLNANQKILVSTATKTLQDQLFQKDIPLALKILGVQKNVVLMKGRANYLCLLKAEQFNPTAELIDGQENKRIDAVRSWIKKTETGDRAELTVLPEDSPWWNDLNASADTCLGSSCPLYADCFVTRLRKSAQGAEVLVVNHSLLCADHRSDEPFGRILPKVDVWILDEAHTLEDVATKAFGMEITGRQMRYLARDLRQISPLIAQTSQTQFLEACEAILPLFTSIADHWEKQEIAGFVQELQPKLAFLEICLTSAKQELLSRRLHKISTELNFMLSPKTEHSGFVIFSERDSRGQVLSAAPIEPSEVLKNTLWAADNPIALTSATLALNRRLEPIQSRMGLSCEGLILEPPFDSLNQAALYTPANPMDLESEIKRLIDLSQGGTFVLFTSYRAMNSTYEALKHTLENQGLLVLKQGDAPKLELIARFVEADKTFGAVLFATHSFWEGVDVQGKTLRMVIIDRLPFKSPEDPIHKARCQLMESRRENSFFGLSLPQAALSLKQGVGRLLRTDTDRGAVAILDPRIIQKGYGRLFMEALPPMTRVDQFEKLKEFWGDGWA, encoded by the coding sequence GTGACTAAATCTCTTTCCTCTCTTTTTGGTCTTCAAGGGCCGATGGCTAAGGCTTTGTCTAATTACAAGCCTCGACCGGCTCAGTTAGCGATGGCTCATGCGATTCAGCGATTGCTGAATACCTCCCGGGGGCGCCTCATGATCGAAGCTGGCACTGGAACTGGAAAATCGCTCGCTTACTTGCTGACGACCTTAAACGCAAATCAAAAAATACTGGTCTCTACAGCCACGAAAACACTGCAAGACCAGCTGTTTCAAAAAGACATCCCTCTCGCTCTTAAGATATTGGGAGTCCAGAAAAACGTTGTTCTCATGAAAGGCAGAGCCAATTATCTGTGTTTACTCAAAGCAGAACAATTTAATCCTACTGCCGAACTGATCGATGGCCAAGAAAACAAACGAATCGACGCTGTTCGTTCGTGGATCAAGAAAACCGAAACAGGCGATCGCGCTGAACTCACGGTTTTACCCGAAGACTCTCCCTGGTGGAATGACTTAAACGCCAGCGCAGACACCTGCTTAGGTTCGTCTTGCCCACTCTATGCCGATTGCTTCGTGACCCGCCTGCGAAAATCGGCTCAGGGCGCCGAAGTTTTGGTTGTTAACCACAGTTTGCTTTGTGCAGATCATCGTAGCGACGAACCATTTGGCCGAATCTTACCCAAAGTCGATGTCTGGATTCTGGATGAAGCTCACACACTCGAAGACGTGGCGACCAAAGCCTTCGGCATGGAAATCACCGGTCGACAAATGCGCTATCTAGCTCGAGATCTGAGACAGATATCCCCGCTTATTGCCCAAACAAGCCAAACTCAATTCCTGGAAGCCTGCGAAGCGATCTTACCTCTCTTTACTTCCATTGCTGATCATTGGGAAAAACAAGAAATCGCTGGATTCGTTCAAGAACTGCAGCCCAAACTTGCCTTTTTAGAAATCTGCCTCACCTCAGCCAAGCAGGAATTGCTCTCCAGGCGTCTTCACAAAATCAGCACTGAATTGAATTTTATGTTATCGCCAAAAACAGAACACTCCGGCTTTGTGATATTTTCAGAGCGCGATAGCCGAGGTCAGGTATTGAGCGCTGCTCCGATTGAACCCTCGGAAGTTCTTAAAAACACGCTTTGGGCAGCCGATAACCCGATTGCACTCACCAGCGCAACCTTGGCGCTGAATCGTCGTCTGGAACCGATTCAAAGCCGCATGGGCCTGTCTTGTGAAGGGCTCATTCTAGAGCCTCCTTTTGATTCTCTCAACCAGGCTGCCCTGTACACTCCTGCAAATCCGATGGATTTAGAATCTGAAATCAAACGTTTGATTGATCTGAGTCAAGGCGGAACCTTTGTCCTATTTACCAGCTATCGAGCGATGAATAGCACCTACGAGGCGTTGAAGCATACTCTGGAAAATCAAGGTCTGCTCGTCCTAAAACAAGGAGATGCCCCCAAACTCGAACTCATTGCACGATTCGTAGAGGCCGATAAAACATTTGGAGCAGTCTTGTTCGCCACACACTCGTTCTGGGAAGGCGTGGATGTTCAGGGTAAAACCCTACGAATGGTAATCATTGATCGGCTTCCTTTCAAATCCCCCGAGGATCCCATTCATAAAGCGCGCTGTCAGCTGATGGAAAGCCGCCGAGAAAATTCGTTTTTTGGCCTTTCCCTTCCCCAAGCCGCTTTAAGCTTAAAGCAAGGAGTGGGCAGATTGCTTCGTACCGATACAGACCGAGGCGCAGTTGCAATCCTGGATCCGCGCATTATTCAAAAGGGATACGGTAGACTATTCATGGAAGCTCTGCCTCCTATGACGCGCGTTGATCAATTTGAAAAATTGAAGGAGTTTTGGGGCGATGGCTGGGCATAA
- a CDS encoding YebC/PmpR family DNA-binding transcriptional regulator — MAGHNKWSKVKHKKGVADAKKSKVWTKIIREITVAAKLGGTDPSGNPRLRKALDDARINNLSKEPIQRALAKATGKEDAADYEELTYEGYGPGGVAILVSCLTDNRNRSYSEVRAAFHKNGGNLGTPGSVAFAFHKKGQILIDKQENPNLSDEMLLVWGLDAGLEEIQDESEGFVLFSAPELLIHLKDAIEHQGVFVASSEIEMMAESPVSLSEENSHALQKIVDLLEDLDDVQKVWTNEA; from the coding sequence ATGGCTGGGCATAATAAATGGTCTAAAGTAAAACATAAAAAAGGCGTTGCAGACGCCAAAAAATCCAAAGTTTGGACCAAAATCATACGAGAAATCACCGTGGCTGCGAAGCTAGGAGGAACGGATCCAAGCGGCAATCCACGCCTTCGCAAGGCTTTGGACGACGCTCGAATCAATAACCTGTCGAAAGAGCCGATTCAGCGAGCCCTCGCGAAAGCCACTGGCAAAGAAGATGCTGCCGACTACGAAGAGCTCACCTACGAAGGCTATGGGCCAGGAGGAGTGGCGATTTTAGTCTCCTGCCTGACAGACAATCGAAACCGAAGTTACAGCGAAGTCCGAGCCGCTTTTCATAAAAACGGTGGAAATCTAGGAACACCGGGTTCGGTCGCGTTTGCTTTTCATAAGAAGGGTCAAATCCTTATCGACAAGCAAGAAAACCCCAACTTAAGCGATGAGATGCTATTAGTGTGGGGCCTTGATGCGGGTCTGGAAGAGATACAAGATGAATCCGAAGGCTTTGTTTTATTTTCAGCTCCAGAGCTTTTGATTCACCTCAAAGATGCGATTGAGCACCAAGGCGTCTTCGTGGCTTCTTCTGAAATTGAAATGATGGCTGAAAGCCCGGTCAGCCTTTCAGAAGAAAATTCTCACGCATTGCAAAAAATAGTGGATCTACTAGAAGATTTAGATGATGTCCAAAAGGTATGGACCAATGAAGCTTAG
- a CDS encoding TRIC cation channel family protein gives MESFNSVIKFDYFYLAFLLAGIIAAAIAGALRAAETKMDYTGAVFLAFLTANGGGTLRDLLLDQPIFWIDNTLFLWIPCFIGLMLFLGRQYVIDTLSHYRLKALLLWADAMGLAIFTIIGVEKSLALGQPKEIAATMGILTAIGGGILSDIISNRPPLVFSTPNHIVVSLFGSLAYLALNSFCKDDLSAIVAAFFMLSLRAFSIRQQLQRSPF, from the coding sequence ATGGAATCTTTTAATTCAGTTATCAAATTTGACTATTTCTACTTAGCGTTTCTATTAGCCGGTATCATTGCTGCCGCCATCGCAGGAGCTTTAAGAGCCGCCGAAACCAAAATGGATTATACAGGAGCCGTATTTCTCGCCTTCTTAACAGCAAACGGGGGAGGAACCTTACGCGATCTGCTTTTGGATCAGCCTATTTTTTGGATCGACAACACGCTCTTTCTGTGGATTCCTTGTTTCATCGGGTTGATGCTTTTTTTAGGCCGCCAATATGTCATCGATACTTTAAGCCACTACCGTTTGAAAGCCTTGCTTCTTTGGGCGGACGCGATGGGGCTTGCGATATTTACCATCATCGGAGTTGAAAAAAGTCTCGCTCTTGGGCAACCCAAAGAGATTGCTGCCACGATGGGCATTTTGACGGCCATCGGAGGCGGAATCTTATCCGACATTATTTCCAATCGACCTCCGCTGGTCTTCTCGACGCCCAATCACATCGTTGTATCGCTGTTTGGCTCGCTTGCTTACTTGGCTCTAAACAGTTTCTGCAAAGACGACTTATCCGCTATCGTGGCGGCATTTTTCATGCTCTCTTTAAGAGCGTTCTCGATTCGCCAGCAGCTTCAGCGCTCCCCTTTCTAA
- a CDS encoding ATP-binding cassette domain-containing protein: MIRYFVFILFLSHSAHSQIESILSGSLVGYQLAGLQGAAWGTGAGCVDELLLSSGFSEEPYLVPALIGIASLKQLPLSKATRITGGAILGYLLIDDQLDNAWGMFSTSVHAGALGYQFGRFPGALLGTLLGSLSPKTPIFKNILEANAFNKILPRQSFYTLSLLSTIFFAKENLQNRAESASIHPLQNSLKNLFEDLGEPSNFNRLNFAHTEFVLSSQLLLMDFMKNSFPFYTAIWEQANRLERPAYLQAVQAYLCVLLTEVLLKVGTDTASLHNRNQILAELENRTQNRYLNETVMMKLPSLNQSDVRIHNLFAQLDQSIRNAYTLLDSHRASRLALFYHLGTLFSHDALDAVYLLSGTEECISLFFDWLGSQMNGDYSWLQVLNSKITILQQDLMTHAAPIYLANQSNHVIHRLTDLIPERQKSFIRTDHWSSLKTICFESLGSLRYVLKYLFISLLGNKPTTHTHLIADSIFHVANSLGWQSKFSSELNQTSQILAHLKQAIETLQQPLETPTALISYETSHPLSLSLEDFSFGVATKTFSHSVSIHIPQAYYVLSGLNGCGKSTFFKILLGFRDNRLWSEGRILWNTEGLPRIAAVPQETYLLPDSNLYEAIGIEDQDAERIACDELALCQDWNEMKTRWSDSLSGGEKKKLALLKAVLLNPDILLLDETFGPMDPTSRQLAQELIQKRLPTALLISIDHQAQDSNAFYAAELRLENQKLLFVDP, encoded by the coding sequence ATGATTCGCTATTTCGTTTTTATCCTTTTTTTATCTCATTCAGCGCATAGCCAAATCGAATCCATCTTGAGTGGAAGCTTGGTCGGCTATCAATTGGCTGGACTGCAAGGTGCTGCTTGGGGGACTGGGGCTGGATGTGTAGACGAACTTTTGCTTTCTTCAGGCTTCAGCGAAGAACCTTATCTCGTTCCAGCCCTCATTGGAATTGCTTCGCTGAAGCAGCTTCCTCTTTCCAAAGCAACCAGAATCACAGGGGGAGCCATTCTGGGATATTTGCTTATTGACGACCAACTGGATAACGCTTGGGGTATGTTTTCGACTTCGGTTCATGCAGGAGCATTGGGCTACCAATTCGGCCGTTTTCCAGGCGCATTGTTGGGAACTTTGCTCGGCAGCCTAAGCCCCAAGACTCCCATTTTCAAAAACATTTTAGAGGCCAATGCTTTCAACAAAATATTGCCTCGGCAATCTTTTTATACTCTTTCACTGCTATCCACTATTTTCTTCGCGAAAGAAAATCTCCAAAATCGAGCAGAGAGTGCTTCTATTCACCCTCTTCAAAACTCTTTAAAAAACTTATTTGAAGATCTTGGGGAGCCCTCGAACTTCAATCGCCTGAACTTCGCTCATACCGAATTTGTATTATCTTCTCAGCTTCTGCTCATGGACTTCATGAAAAATTCGTTTCCATTTTACACGGCTATTTGGGAACAAGCCAATCGATTGGAACGACCTGCCTACCTCCAAGCCGTTCAGGCATACTTATGTGTCCTTTTGACCGAAGTTCTTTTAAAAGTAGGAACCGACACGGCGTCTTTGCATAATCGAAATCAAATTCTCGCAGAACTTGAGAACCGCACTCAGAATCGATATCTGAACGAAACGGTGATGATGAAGCTGCCAAGCTTGAATCAATCGGATGTGCGAATTCATAATTTGTTTGCTCAACTGGATCAATCGATTCGGAATGCTTATACCCTTCTCGATAGCCATCGCGCTTCAAGGCTCGCTCTATTTTATCATTTGGGAACCCTCTTTTCTCATGATGCACTCGATGCGGTATACCTCTTGAGTGGAACAGAGGAATGTATTTCGCTTTTTTTTGATTGGCTTGGCTCTCAGATGAATGGCGATTATTCATGGCTGCAAGTCCTGAATTCAAAAATCACGATCCTGCAACAAGACCTGATGACTCATGCGGCTCCCATTTATCTGGCCAATCAATCAAACCATGTCATCCATCGTTTAACTGATTTAATCCCGGAACGACAAAAATCTTTCATTCGAACGGATCATTGGAGTTCATTGAAAACAATCTGCTTTGAGTCGCTTGGCAGTCTGCGTTATGTTTTAAAATATCTTTTTATTTCGCTCTTAGGAAATAAACCAACGACCCATACTCACTTAATCGCAGACTCAATCTTTCATGTCGCCAATTCTCTCGGATGGCAAAGCAAATTTTCCTCTGAATTAAACCAAACAAGCCAGATACTCGCCCATTTAAAACAAGCAATTGAGACTCTCCAGCAACCGCTTGAAACTCCAACAGCGTTGATCTCCTATGAAACTTCCCATCCTCTATCCCTCTCACTCGAAGATTTTTCTTTTGGAGTAGCAACCAAAACGTTCTCGCATTCCGTTTCGATCCACATCCCGCAGGCTTACTATGTGCTCAGCGGCTTAAATGGCTGCGGAAAATCGACGTTTTTCAAAATCCTTCTGGGCTTTCGCGATAACAGGCTCTGGAGCGAAGGGCGCATCCTTTGGAACACGGAAGGGCTGCCTCGTATCGCAGCAGTTCCTCAAGAAACCTATCTTTTGCCCGACAGCAACCTCTACGAAGCTATCGGAATCGAAGATCAAGACGCCGAACGCATAGCTTGCGACGAACTTGCCTTGTGCCAAGATTGGAACGAAATGAAAACACGTTGGTCCGACTCCCTCAGCGGTGGAGAAAAAAAGAAATTAGCCCTTTTGAAAGCAGTCTTACTAAACCCGGATATTTTGCTGCTCGATGAAACTTTTGGGCCGATGGATCCAACGTCTCGCCAACTCGCACAGGAGTTGATCCAGAAACGCCTGCCCACAGCCCTCTTAATCTCCATCGATCACCAAGCCCAGGATAGCAACGCTTTCTATGCTGCAGAACTTCGACTTGAAAATCAAAAACTTCTATTCGTCGACCCGTAG
- the aspS gene encoding aspartate--tRNA ligase, which translates to MSKWVESQPRTHTCNQLTKANLGDRVILMGWVQSVRDHGGRRFVDLRDRYGLTQIVFKPETCSQLHTWAHELRSEWCIGIAGMVEDRTENGGSPNLRLVTGEIEVDVRELNVFSKSDTPPFLIENRIDTSEEKRLAHRVLDLRRPALQSNFKLRHRVMQTTRTYFDQHDFLEIETPALVKYTPGGARNFLVPSRQQSQSFFALAESPQLFKQMFMMAGLDRYFQIVKCFRDEDLRGDRQPEFTQIDVEMSFVDEHQVQAMAEGLIKTIFKQAIDVALPDSFPRMPYDEAMARYGSDKPDTRFGLEHTDLTEILRARNGAGVPLFEQTLKAGGMIKAMRIPASCELSRTEVDKLEDRVKQLGGQGLGRAKVAESGTAWTQSPFAKVISEEGLNAINRACFAEDGDLILFQMGKPKTVHAVLNGLRLNLGNRFKLIPENSWSILWITDFPLFEYDDESKNYAAAHHPFTSPQAQSLEILRLDPAACKARAYDLVVNGHEIGGGSIRNHDPVIQSNIFDALGISCEEQQQKFGFLLDALRYGPPPHGGIALGLDRLCMLLTGSSSIRDVIAFPKSQKGTDLLTQAPTPVDAKQLTDLGIQLRVDE; encoded by the coding sequence ATGTCCAAATGGGTAGAATCGCAGCCTCGAACACACACGTGCAACCAGCTTACGAAAGCCAACTTGGGTGATCGGGTTATTTTGATGGGTTGGGTCCAATCCGTTCGGGACCATGGTGGAAGACGATTTGTTGATTTGCGAGATCGATATGGCCTCACGCAAATCGTTTTCAAACCTGAAACTTGTTCGCAATTGCATACCTGGGCACACGAATTAAGAAGCGAGTGGTGTATTGGAATCGCAGGAATGGTCGAGGACCGAACCGAAAATGGTGGCTCTCCCAATCTTCGTTTGGTGACGGGCGAAATCGAGGTGGATGTCCGAGAGCTGAATGTGTTCAGCAAATCGGATACGCCACCGTTTTTGATTGAAAATCGAATTGATACCAGCGAAGAAAAGCGCCTTGCTCACCGTGTTCTGGATCTCCGACGTCCTGCTCTTCAGTCTAATTTCAAACTCCGACATCGTGTCATGCAGACAACCCGCACGTATTTTGATCAACATGACTTTCTGGAAATTGAGACACCGGCATTGGTGAAGTACACGCCCGGTGGCGCTCGCAATTTCTTGGTGCCGAGCCGACAGCAGTCTCAATCGTTCTTCGCGTTGGCTGAAAGTCCTCAGCTCTTCAAACAAATGTTTATGATGGCGGGCTTGGATCGCTATTTCCAAATCGTTAAGTGTTTTCGCGATGAGGATCTGCGAGGAGATCGACAGCCTGAGTTTACACAAATCGATGTGGAAATGAGCTTTGTCGATGAACATCAGGTTCAAGCGATGGCGGAAGGCTTGATAAAAACCATTTTTAAACAGGCGATAGACGTCGCATTACCAGACTCATTTCCTCGGATGCCTTACGATGAAGCGATGGCGCGCTATGGAAGCGATAAACCGGATACTCGTTTTGGCTTGGAGCACACCGATTTAACGGAAATTTTGAGAGCGAGAAACGGAGCCGGAGTTCCTTTGTTTGAGCAGACTTTGAAAGCCGGTGGCATGATCAAAGCGATGCGTATTCCTGCGTCGTGTGAACTCTCTCGAACCGAAGTCGATAAACTGGAAGATCGGGTGAAGCAGCTTGGAGGACAAGGATTGGGGCGTGCCAAAGTCGCTGAATCTGGCACGGCATGGACTCAATCGCCATTTGCGAAAGTGATTTCAGAAGAGGGCTTGAACGCGATCAATCGAGCCTGCTTCGCAGAAGACGGTGATCTTATTTTGTTCCAAATGGGCAAACCCAAAACGGTTCATGCGGTTTTGAACGGTCTTAGGCTAAATTTGGGCAATCGGTTTAAGCTGATACCAGAAAATAGCTGGTCGATTCTTTGGATTACCGATTTCCCGTTGTTTGAATACGATGATGAATCAAAAAATTATGCTGCTGCGCATCACCCATTTACTTCGCCTCAAGCACAGAGTCTTGAAATATTGAGATTGGATCCGGCTGCTTGTAAAGCGAGGGCTTACGATTTGGTGGTGAATGGCCACGAGATTGGGGGAGGATCGATTCGAAATCACGACCCAGTCATTCAATCTAACATATTCGATGCGCTGGGAATCTCATGCGAAGAACAGCAGCAAAAATTTGGCTTTTTACTCGATGCTCTGCGCTATGGTCCACCTCCACACGGCGGAATTGCATTGGGCTTGGATCGCCTCTGCATGCTGTTGACAGGGTCTTCGAGTATCCGAGATGTGATTGCTTTCCCTAAAAGCCAAAAAGGAACCGATCTGCTCACGCAAGCACCGACTCCCGTCGATGCAAAACAATTGACAGATTTGGGAATCCAGCTACGGGTCGACGAATAG
- the yidD gene encoding membrane protein insertion efficiency factor YidD has product MTALVLFLIEVYQKRISPFLMPRCRFYPSCSEYAKQSFQKYHFANAFYRTVKRLLRCHPGCHGGFDPP; this is encoded by the coding sequence ATGACTGCATTGGTTCTTTTTCTCATTGAAGTCTATCAAAAACGAATCAGCCCATTCCTCATGCCCCGTTGTCGCTTCTACCCAAGCTGTTCCGAATACGCGAAGCAGTCATTTCAAAAATACCATTTTGCCAACGCTTTCTACCGAACCGTGAAACGACTGCTCCGTTGCCACCCTGGCTGCCACGGAGGCTTCGATCCTCCTTAG
- a CDS encoding pyridoxine 5'-phosphate synthase: protein MTRLSVNINKIATLRNARGGDLPNLVQAALDIERFGAHGITVHPRPDERHIRIQDVYDLAQRVTTEFNIEGYPSNEYLNLIRNIRPQQATLVPDAPEVLTSHAGWDVRIHQDFLKHQIHQLKLSGARISLFIDPFDYQESTLTEIQDTGTDRVELYTERYARCFELPVREEVLGVYQRVAEAADRIGLGVNAGHDLNLKNLTYFLNEVGCVQEVSIGHALISDSLYFGLEQTVQSYLNCLDPAARISF from the coding sequence ATGACGCGACTCAGTGTTAACATTAACAAAATAGCAACTCTACGAAATGCCCGGGGAGGCGATTTACCCAATCTTGTGCAAGCCGCTCTCGATATCGAGCGATTCGGGGCTCATGGAATTACCGTTCATCCAAGACCTGATGAGCGTCATATTCGCATCCAAGATGTTTACGATTTGGCTCAAAGGGTGACCACGGAATTCAATATTGAGGGCTATCCTTCCAATGAATACTTGAACTTAATTCGAAACATTCGTCCTCAACAAGCAACTCTGGTGCCAGACGCTCCAGAGGTTCTAACCTCGCATGCGGGTTGGGATGTTCGAATTCATCAAGATTTTTTGAAACATCAAATTCATCAGCTTAAGCTTAGCGGAGCCCGAATTTCCCTGTTCATTGACCCTTTCGATTATCAGGAATCGACTCTCACCGAAATTCAGGATACCGGAACCGACCGGGTTGAACTCTACACCGAACGTTACGCTCGATGTTTTGAACTGCCTGTTCGAGAAGAAGTTCTTGGAGTTTATCAGCGCGTGGCAGAAGCAGCTGATCGCATCGGACTTGGCGTGAATGCTGGCCATGATCTCAATTTAAAAAATTTGACTTATTTTTTGAACGAAGTGGGCTGTGTGCAAGAAGTGTCCATCGGTCATGCCTTGATTAGCGATTCTTTGTATTTCGGGCTTGAACAAACTGTGCAGTCTTATTTAAATTGTCTGGATCCAGCGGCGAGAATTTCATTCTAA
- a CDS encoding triose-phosphate isomerase produces MNEKKWIVGNWKLNHGLLETQSFFEFLRTSCQKERFQSLNIGIAPVAPLLSWAVQCSQNSGIQIAAQNVFYQESGAYTGEWSVRHLRDLGVSWAIIGHSERRRYFAETSEQVAWKARACVEGRVMPIVCVGETLADRESGLAESVIESQLKPVLEQVDPSQICLAYEPVWAIGTGKVATSNEIAQMHERIRKLTHPSTPILYGGSIHASNARLVLEIAHVDGVLVGGASLQVDSFLSILNDATQC; encoded by the coding sequence ATGAACGAAAAAAAATGGATCGTTGGAAATTGGAAGCTGAACCATGGGCTTTTAGAGACTCAAAGTTTTTTTGAATTCCTGCGAACAAGCTGCCAGAAAGAGCGATTTCAATCCTTGAACATCGGAATTGCTCCCGTGGCACCCTTGCTGTCTTGGGCGGTTCAATGTTCACAGAATAGCGGCATTCAAATCGCAGCGCAGAACGTATTTTATCAAGAATCAGGGGCTTATACAGGCGAGTGGTCTGTCCGTCACTTGAGAGACTTAGGAGTTTCTTGGGCCATTATTGGGCATTCGGAAAGGAGGCGGTATTTTGCTGAGACCTCCGAGCAAGTGGCTTGGAAAGCCAGAGCCTGTGTGGAGGGCCGAGTGATGCCGATTGTCTGCGTGGGAGAAACCTTGGCCGATCGAGAGTCTGGGCTGGCTGAATCGGTGATCGAAAGCCAATTAAAACCGGTATTGGAACAGGTTGATCCAAGTCAGATCTGCCTGGCTTACGAGCCCGTATGGGCTATCGGGACCGGCAAAGTAGCGACTTCGAACGAAATAGCCCAGATGCATGAGCGGATCCGTAAGCTGACCCATCCGAGTACCCCGATTCTCTACGGAGGCTCCATCCATGCCAGCAACGCTCGCTTGGTTCTTGAAATTGCCCACGTGGATGGAGTTTTGGTCGGAGGGGCTTCCCTTCAGGTAGATTCTTTTTTAAGCATTCTGAATGACGCGACTCAGTGTTAA
- the mraZ gene encoding division/cell wall cluster transcriptional repressor MraZ yields MFRGLNENLLDDKGRVAFPLEFRQVLKADQLVLTLSLYEPCLVALTLQDFELQADRLKSLPSSDPAITEFKRLVIASSFVASIDKAGRVAIPKELRSYAGLEREIYWAGMLDRIEVWSKERWNEKNRIRLSNQEGLERLRLTLEKFGL; encoded by the coding sequence ATGTTTAGAGGACTGAACGAAAACCTGCTGGATGACAAAGGCCGAGTCGCCTTTCCCCTCGAATTTCGTCAAGTTCTCAAAGCAGATCAGCTGGTCTTAACTCTTTCGCTTTACGAACCCTGTTTGGTAGCTTTAACGTTGCAAGATTTCGAATTGCAGGCTGATCGACTGAAATCGCTGCCCAGCAGCGATCCAGCGATCACTGAATTTAAGCGCTTGGTGATCGCTTCCAGCTTTGTAGCCAGCATTGACAAAGCTGGACGCGTTGCGATTCCCAAAGAGCTTCGTTCTTATGCTGGGTTGGAGAGAGAAATTTATTGGGCGGGCATGCTAGATCGGATCGAAGTTTGGTCTAAAGAGCGGTGGAATGAAAAGAATCGGATTCGTCTCTCCAATCAAGAAGGATTGGAAAGACTGCGTCTGACATTGGAGAAATTTGGATTGTAA